In Armatimonadota bacterium, the sequence GCCGAGGAGGGCGCTGTTGCCTACCGGGGCGACCTGCTCCTTCGTGAACTTCAGCAGGCCGATGCGCTGCGCGCTGGCGCGGCTGATGTAATTGCCGAACGCGCCCGCCAGGTAGACCCGCTTGACGTCGCCCAATCCGGCGCCCCATCGGTTCAACAACAACCGGATGCCGGCGGCGATGGCGCCTTTCGCCAGTTGCAGTTCGCGGATATCCGTCTGCGTGATGCGGATGGGCTCGCAGATGCTCATGTCCGCCTCGCCGTTCCAGAGGCGTCCGCCGGGTTTGATGCGCTGCTGGTCGAGGCCAACGGCCACCGCGTCCACCAGCCCGCTTCCGCAGATGCCCGTCGGTTCGACGCCCCCCAGAACCTCGCATTCCATCCGGCCATCCGATCCGGTGACCTTCCAGATGGCGCCGCTTGAAGCGCGCATCCCGCTGGAGATACGCGCCCCCTCGAACGCCGGGCCCGCCGCGGTGGAGGCGCAAAGCAGCCCCTCGCGGTTGCCCAGCACGATCTCACCATTCGTCCCCAGGTCTACCAGCGCGACGAGGTCCTCGCTCAGGTGCACGCCGGTCGCCAGCAGGCCGGCGAGGATGTCGCTGCCGACGAACCCGCCGAGGCAGGGAAGAAAACGGACCTCCGGCTCGCCGATCCCGTCCCAGCCGAGTTCTTCGGCGGTCAGGATCTGCAGGCCGTCATCAACCGGCTCAAACGGCGTATGGGACAGCGGCTCCAAGGTGATGCTGCAAAACAGGTGATGCATCACCGTGTTGCCGACCAGCGCGACGGCGGCGATCCGTTCGCCGT encodes:
- a CDS encoding ASKHA domain-containing protein, whose amino-acid sequence is MPPETTYRILLQPIGVELTASAGTQLRDILFDQGVEFPCGGQGRCRGCRLRVVKGNFAVNDAQREHLSPAELADGWRLSCQCTVESDATIELRQWDVPVLVDDSSFSFTPRPGLGVAVDLGTTTLVAQLLDLETGRVLAVRTALNPQAHHGGDVMSRVEFSMTPPGQEHLQTLIRGAIGKLIHQLLHVAEKDGERIAAVALVGNTVMHHLFCSITLEPLSHTPFEPVDDGLQILTAEELGWDGIGEPEVRFLPCLGGFVGSDILAGLLATGVHLSEDLVALVDLGTNGEIVLGNREGLLCASTAAGPAFEGARISSGMRASSGAIWKVTGSDGRMECEVLGGVEPTGICGSGLVDAVAVGLDQQRIKPGGRLWNGEADMSICEPIRITQTDIRELQLAKGAIAAGIRLLLNRWGAGLGDVKRVYLAGAFGNYISRASAQRIGLLKFTKEQVAPVGNSALLGAKIALCMDGSHDPDFADLLGRVKHISLSEEPGFQDVYAEEMGFPAKHS